The genomic DNA CAACCCCCGGTGCGCTGACCTTGCAGGGGGAGCGCCGGGCACTGCCCGGCGGTGAGGCGAGCTATGTGCGGGTCGAGCGCGGGTACGGCCGCTTCACACGCCGGTTCGAGTTCCCCGACCCTGTTGACGTCTCGGGTGTCACCGCGGACCTGACCAGCGGCGTCCTCACCGTTATCCTGCCCAAGACTCGGGGATCCACATCGGAACGCATCGAGATCGGGTAACAACAGGTCTGCACTTATGAAACGCACATCTCTCATTGTCGTGCTGATTGTGGCCAGCTTCCTCGCCGGCCTGGTCATCGCCGGACGGATGCGCACAGGCGACAGTGTCGACGCGCAGCCGGCAGCGACGACCGCTCCGGCCGTGCAGGTTCGAGCGCCTGGCTCTTCCCTTCCAGACTTCACGGCCGTCGCATCACGCGTCGTGCCCGCTGTCGCCAACATCTCATCCCAACAGGTACGCCGTTCGCCTGCCGATGATCCGTTCTTCCGCTACTTCTTCGGTGAGGACCGTCTGCCCGGTCAGCAGAGCCAGAGCATTGGCTCTGGCGTGATCGTGTCGGCGGATGGCTACATCCTCACCAACAATCACGTGGTTGGCGAGTACGGCGCGAGCATCCAGGTCGTCTTGAACGGCGGCGAGGAGCGTCCCGCCAAGATCGTGGGAGCCGATCCCCATACGGATCTGGCACTGCTGAAGGTAGAGGCGAACGACTTGCCGATGATGCCGTGGGGTGATTCGTCGAAGCTGCGGGTCGCGGAGTGGGTCTTGGCGATTGGGAACCCGTACCAGCTCAATCAAACGGTCACGCTGGGCATTGTCAGCGCACTGGGCCGGAGTGACGTGAATCTCACGGACTATGGTGACTTCATACAAACCGATGCAGCCATCAACCCTGGCAACTCTGGCGGTGCGCTGGTCAACGACCGCGGCGAGCTCGTGGGCATCAACACGGCCATCTACAGCCAGTCCGGCGGCTACCAGGGCATCGGCTTTGCCGTGCCCAGCAACGTCGCGCGCCGCATCAGCGACGAGCTCATTGAGCACGGTGAGGTCCGACGCGGCTACACGGGGATCATGGGGGTCGGCCCTGTAACACGGTACCCGCGGCTGGTACGTCAGTTGGGGCTGAAAGATACGCGGGGCGCTGTGGTCACGCACCTCCAGCGCGGCCCGGCCTACGACGCTGGCATTCGGCGGGGCGACGTCATCCGGGCGGTCAACGGCACGCCGATCACCAACGCGTCGGACTTGGTGCGGCAGCTGCTCGATGCGCCGATCGGTAGCGAGGTTAGACTTGCCGGGATCGATCTCGACGGCCGTGAGTTCGACGTGGAGGTCCCGGTGGTCTCAACGAGTCGTGGGCGCGTGTGACATTGGCCTTCGACACGGCCATATGCCCGGCCACGACGCAGCGCCATGGCTTGTCGGTGCCCACGCTGATGCCGACGCGCGGGGTCCAGGCGATGGGCTCGAGGAGAAAGCCGTGATCCTCCACCAACAGATCCGCACCGCAGAGATCGGTGTTGTTTTGCTCCAGCGTGATCCCTAGCGCACGCGTGAGGTTGCCGGGGCCGCGGCAAAGTGAGTGCCGGGCAATCTCGTGGCCGTTGCGAGAGAGTGCCATGCGCCGGCGTCGCATCAGCTCGACCCCCTTCAGCGGATCGAGCGCGCGTAGGAGCACGGCGGCGGGCGCCCCTTCTGCTTCGGTCACCGCATTCACCAGACAGTGCATCCCGTAGTTGAAGTAGACGTACGCCATGCCCGGGCGACCATAGAGCACGGAGCTCCGCTTGGTCAGCCCGGCCGCGGCGTGGCATGCGGGATCGTCCTCGCCAATATACGCCTCTGCCTCGACGATCACGCCGCTGGCAACGCCGTCGGGAGTGTGGTGGACGAGCACCTTGCCGATGAGATCGCGTGCGACCTCGAGCGTCGGGCGGTCGTAGAAGCCGCGTGGCAGGCGTCTCTTCATCGCTGGCGAATGCGCGCGGCCGCTCGTTCCGCGGCGCGTGCAACGTCGGCGTCCGGATCGCGCTCTGCCGACTCGAGCAGCGCGAGCGCATCGGAGCCGCCAATGAAGCCCAGCACTATCGCGGCGCGCTGCCGAACGAGTGGAGCGCTCTGTTGCAGGGCCGCACGAAGACCTGGGAGGGCCTTGGGACCGAGCTCGACGAAATAGTCCATGGCCTGCGAATAACGCTCGTGCTCGGCGAGCCCAGCCGTGAGCGTCTCTGCTCCCGATCCGCGGCTTGCGACCGACGCGAAGGCCAACGCCAGACGCACGCCTTCGTCCTGCTCGCTCTCGAGCGCTGTCGCCGCCGCCGTCGCCGCCGCCCGATTCCCGCTGCGGGCGAGGCCTTCGACGGCATAGCGACGGATGAGAGGACTGCCATCCCCGAGCCTCTCCCGAAACAGATCCTGGCTCGAGGCGTGCGCGATGTGCGCGAGCCCTTCGAGCGCGGCCTCAGCAAGCGGGCCGCGCTCGTAATACGTGAAGAAGTCGGTGAGCGCTTGTAGCGCACGCCACTCGCGCACCTCGCCTACCGCGCGCATGGCGGCGATACGCACGCTCTCGTCGCGGTCGTTCATCGACGCGATGAGCGCATTGCCCGCCTGCTGCACGCGCAACCGGCCCGCGACGCGGGCGGCAGCACGGCGAATGTCGGCCTCTGGATCCTCGAGCAGGCGAATCAGCGCCTGCGCCGTTCGACCGTCGACCGAGGGACGCGCCATCACACCCAGCGCGTAGACGGCGTGCAGGCGCGTGCGCTCGCTCTGGTCCGCCATGGCAGACGCGAGGTTCGCCGTCAGCTCCCCGGGCACAGGTTGGAAAATCACGCTGTAAGGGCCCAGATCGAACGCCGCCTCGGCCAGGTTCGTGTTGCGCAGCTCAACGATGCCGACGTAGCGACGCGTCTGCAACGGCTCCGCGACGAAGAAGCCGATCAGCGTATTGAGGGCTTCGCGCTGGATGTCGTCGAGTGGGTCGCGCAGCAACGTCGAAATGGGGCCAATCGCCTCAGGGTAGCCGGTCTCTCCCAGCGCGCGAAGCGCACCCCGCCGCAGCTCCGGATCCGCGCTCTTCAACTGCGCCACGACCGACTCGAACGTCGGCGCCGGCAAGCGCTGTGCGGAAGCGCCCGCCACACCGAGCGCCACGCATATCGCGATCAAGGCGAATCTGCCGTTGTGACTCATCTCACGAACCGTCCGGCCGCCTCGGTGAGGCGCGTTACGGCCGCCTCGGCGAGGCGGCCCTACCTAATACTTCCCGCTGCCGACACTCCGCCCCGCGATTGCTGGAGCACGCGGGCAAGCCACCTCCCCGTGTGTGATCTCGGGTGAGCCGCGACCTGCTCCGGCGTGCCGGCACACACCACTTCTCCGCCTTCGTCACCGCCCTCCGGCCCCAGATCCACGATCCAGTCTGCCGTCTTGATCACGTCGAGGTTGTGCTCGATGACCAGCAACGAGTGTCCCGCCCCCAGCAGCCGGCGGAACGCTGCCAGCAACTTGGCGATGTCATCGAAGTGTAAGCCGGTTGTCGGCTCGTCGAGCACATAGAGCACCCGCTCACCCGCGCTCGAGGCCAGGTGCGCCGCGATCTTGATGCGCTGCGCCTCTCCACCGGAGAGGGTGGTGGCTGGCTGCCCCAGCTTCAGATAGCCGAGCCCGATCTCGTCCAACAGGTGAAGCCGTCGCAACACCTTCGGCGAGTTGTTGAAGAACGAGATGGCTTCGCGCACCGTGAGATCGAGCACCTGGTTGATGTTCTTGCCTTTGTAGGTGACCTCGAGGACTTGCGGCCTGAACCGCTTGCCGTCGCACACCTCACATGGAACGAAGACATCGGCCAGGAACTGCATCTCCACCCGCACCTGACCTTCGCCTTCGCACGCGTCGCAGCGGCCGCCGGGGACATTGAAGGAAAAGCTGCTCGAGGTCAGGCCGCGCGCGCGCGCGTCCTTGGTCGACGCAAACAGCTCGCGGATCGGGTCGAACGCCTTGAGGTACGTCACCGGGTTCGAGCGCGGCGTCCGTCCGATCGCCGTCTGATCGACGAGCACGATGTCCGTGATGAACTCGATCCCTTCGATTCGCTCCAGTTTGCCGACAGGACGGTCGTAGTCGCCCTTGAGGCGCTTCAAGCCTGCGTAGAGCAGGTCGTGGACGAGCGTCGACTTACCGGACCCGCTGACACCCGTGACGCACGTGAGCACGCCAAGCGGGATGTCGACGTCGATGTGCTTCAGGTTGTGCTCGTGCGCACCGAGCACGCGAAGATACTGCCCGGTTGGGCGCCGGCGCGATGACGGCACCGGAATCGCCAGCTCATCCCGCAGATATTTGCCCGTCAACGAGCGCGGCTCCGCAAGAAGTCCCTCGATCGAGCCCGCGTACACGACCCTTCCACCTTGGTCGCCAGCGCCGAGACCCAGGTCGATGATCTCGTCCGCGACGAGAATCATGTCCGCGTCGTGCTCGACGACCAGTACCGTATTGCCTTGATCCCGAAGCTGTCGGAGGATGGCAATCAGCCGCTCGTTGTCACGCGGGTGCAGCCCGATGGACGGTTCGTCGAGGACGTACAGTGTCCCGACGAGCGAGGCGCCGAGCGCGGTCGCGAGGCTAATGCGCTGCGCTTCGCCTCCCGAGAGCGAGGACGAGAGCCGGTCGAGTGTCAGGTAATCGAGCCCAACATTGACGAGAAAGCCGAGCCGCCGTGTGATCTCCCCGAGCACCTTCTCGGCAATCGCGGCGTCGCGCGGACCCAGCTGGAGCTCTTCGAAGAATCGCTGCGCCTCGCGAATCGTCCGGGCACAGACCTGGTCGATGGTCTTGCTTCCCACCTGCACATCGCGCGCGTCGCGGCGCAACCGTGTGCCCCCGCAGTCGGGACACTCCAGATAGCCGCGGTAGCGGCTCAAGAACACGCGGATGTGTACCTTGTACTTCTTGCGCTCGAGCCACCGAAAGAAGCCGCGAATCCCTTCGAACTCATCATCGTCGCCGTCCAACACGAAGCGCTGCTCTTCGGCTGAGAGATCCTGCCACGGCACGTTGACCCGCACCCCGCGCGCCTTGGCCGCGCGCTTCAGCTGTGTCTGATAGCTTCGATAATTCGGGCGGCTCCATGGCTCCACCGCACCGTCCGCCAATGTCTTCGTCTGGTCCGGTACGACCAGCCCGACATCGAGCTCCATCACGTTGCCGAACCCGTGACACGTGGGGCACGCGCCGAAGGGATTGTTGAACGAGAACAGCCGGGGCTGTGGCGCTTCGTAGGCAATGCCGCACGTGCGACATTCGAAGCGCTCGCTGAACAGGTGCCGCACGGGTGGGCTGGTGTCGCCCTCCGCCTCGACGACGGGAGCGGGCCGTCCCAGAAGCCCTCTCTGGGGCCCTCCCTGGGGCGTAGAAGGCGGCAGTTGGATGGCGAATGCCGCGCCGCCGCCTTCCAGATACGCCACCTCGAGCGAGTCGGTCAGGCGGCTGCGTACATCCCCTTCGATCTTGACGCGATCGACGATGACGTCCAGCTCCGTGCGGCCGGCGAGCGATTCGGGGGCGAGGTCGGCCAGGCTGACGACCTGGCCGTCCAAGAGCAGTCGCGTGAAGCCCTTGCGCCGCAGCACATCGAGCGTTGCGGTCAGCGAATCGGTGGTCGTCTCACCGTCGTGACCGTCCAGGTCTAGAGAATCGCCTGATCCTGCCTCGATCTTCTCGCTGCCCTCGCCATTGTCGTCGACGTCGTTCGCGTCCGAATCGGCAATCGCCTGCGCATCGACCGTCACGAGCGGGAAGCCGAAGCCAAGCAGCAACCGCGTTCCCTCTGGCAACGCGATCAGTCGCTCGGCCACGGCCTCCGGCGTCTCTCGCGTGACCTCGCGGCCACACTGGCGGCAGATCGTGCGGCCGACGCGCGCAAACAGCAAGCGGAGATAATCGTGAATCTCCGTGGTCGTGCCGACGGTCGAGCGCGGGTTCCGCACGGCGTTCTTCTGGCGGATGGCAATGGCGGGCGGAATGTTCTCGACGGCGTCGACGTCCGGCCGCTCCATCCGCTCGAGAAACTGCCGCGCGTATGCCGAGAGCGACTCGACGTAGCGCCTCTGCCCTTCCGCGTACAGGGTGTCGAAGGCCAGTGACGACTTGCCGGAGCCGCTGACACCGGTCACCACGATCAGCTTGCGTGCGGGGAGCGCAACGTCGACGTTCTTCAGGTTATGGGTGCGCGCGCCGCGGACGATGACATCACGAATAGGGAGCCGACTGGACGAAATCATGAAGGCGTTCCACGGGCGACACTCCCAAGCAGTGCCCGAAACGAGCATCGTAGCTCACGCGGCGGGGCGGGTGCAATGCAAGGGGTCAAGGGATCCAGGGGTCGAGTGATCAAGGGACGGGCGCCGTAGGGGCAGGCGGCTCACGCTCTGCCCCAAAGCTTCGAGGCCCCCTTGATCCCTCGATCCCTTGCCCCCTTGCCCCCTTGGAGAGGTGGTACCCTCTTGCGCTGGCTCGGGCGTTCTGGGATACCATCACCCTGTAGAGTCTGGAGATTCTGGCGGAATCGCCGGAAAGGCTTGCCGTAGCGCAGGTCGCCAGCCTGCCCCAACGTTGCAGTCAGCACCGATGGCCGCACCTGCCGAGCGCCTGCCGGTCGCCGCGCGACTTTATGTCGCGGCCGTCACCCTGGGCGGCGTGTGGGCGTTTGCCTCCTCCTGGCCGCTCGATTTGAAGAACCCGCCATTGTTTGCGGGCCTCTTCGCCCTCGCAACGGTGGCATCGGCCTTCAAGATGCAGGTGCCGCTGCCGCGAGGCTGGGCGACGATGTCGCCCGGGTATGCGGTGATTTTCGCGGGTCTCCTGCTCCTGGGCGTTGACGCCGCGCTGCTCATGGCGCTGGTGAGCGCCTGGATGCAGTCGACCTTCCACGCACGCTCCCCGCAGCCCTTCTACCGTAAGCTCTTCAACGCCGCCGTTCTCGCCCTCTCCGCCTACTCGGCAGACCTGGCCATGACCGCCCTTGGCGGCCGCTCTGGCGATCCGAGCACGGTCCTGCTGATGGCGCCACTGCTTGGTGCCACGTCGGCGTACTTTCTCGTGAACTCGTTCGCGATTGCCACGGCCGTGGCCATCACGACCGGCCAGCCGGTGCTCCGCTGCTGGCAGGACAACTTTCTCTGGAGTGGCCCTGGTTATTACCTCGGCGCCGCCCTGGCCGCCGCCTGTGTCATCGTCATCGAACGAGGCGCCTGGTGGCTGACGCTGTTCGTCGCGGTCCCGGTACACCTCATCTATTACACCTATCGCGTCTACTTCACGCAGTTGCAAAAGGAGCAGGCGCGCGTCAAGGCGATTGCTGACTTGCACGCCAAGGCGGTTGAAGCGCTCGCCTCGGAGAAAGAGCGGCTGGCTGTCACGGTCAGCAGCATTGGCGATGGCGTGATCACGACGGATCTGGAGGGCCGCATCACGCTGCTCAACAACGTGGCGGAGCAGCTCACGGGTTGGTCGCGAGACGAGGCGGTCGGCCACGATCTCAGTGAAGTACTGCACCTGGTCGACCGCACGGCGGGCACGCCGCGAGAGCATCCGCTGGCGCCGGTCCTTGCCACGGGGCGCATGCCGGAAGCGGAAGCGCACTGCGATCTCATGGGCCGGACGGGAACCCGCGTTCCGGTGCACCTGACCGGCGCACCCATTTGCGATCGCGACGGGCGCCAGATGGGCGTTGTCCTGGTGGCGCGCGACGTGACCGAAGGCATTCGCCTCGAACGTGAGCGTGTGCGTGCGAGCAAGCTGGAGTCGCTGGGCGTCATGGCAGGTGGGATTGCGCACGACTTCAACAACGTCCTCACGGCGGTGGTCGGCAACCTGGCCCTCGCGCAACAGCGCAATGAGAATCTGTCCGAAGATACGACGATGTGGCTCGAGGAGGCCGAGAAAGCGTGCCTGCGGGCGCGCGGTCTGACGCACCAGCTGCTCACGTTCTCGAAGGGCGGCGATCCGATCAAGCGCAGCACCTATGTCGGCGGCCTGGTCGACGCGGCCGTTCGGTTCGCCGTGCGCGGATCGAATGTCCGCTGTTTCGTCGAGGCGCCACCGGACCTCTGGCCCGTCGAAGTCGACGAGGCCCAATTCGAGCAAGTGGTGAACAACATCGTGATCAACGCGCAGCAGGCGATGCCGCGTGGCGGTGTCCTCGAGGTGCGCTGCACGAACGTGTGGGCATCGCCACCGCATGCCGACATGCCGACGCAGGACAAACCGTTCGTCCGAATCGGTATTCGCGACCATGGGACGGGAATCGCTCCCGAGGATCTGGCGCGTATCTTCGATCCGTACTTCACGACCAAACCCAGCGG from Luteitalea sp. includes the following:
- a CDS encoding PAS domain S-box protein, with amino-acid sequence MAAPAERLPVAARLYVAAVTLGGVWAFASSWPLDLKNPPLFAGLFALATVASAFKMQVPLPRGWATMSPGYAVIFAGLLLLGVDAALLMALVSAWMQSTFHARSPQPFYRKLFNAAVLALSAYSADLAMTALGGRSGDPSTVLLMAPLLGATSAYFLVNSFAIATAVAITTGQPVLRCWQDNFLWSGPGYYLGAALAAACVIVIERGAWWLTLFVAVPVHLIYYTYRVYFTQLQKEQARVKAIADLHAKAVEALASEKERLAVTVSSIGDGVITTDLEGRITLLNNVAEQLTGWSRDEAVGHDLSEVLHLVDRTAGTPREHPLAPVLATGRMPEAEAHCDLMGRTGTRVPVHLTGAPICDRDGRQMGVVLVARDVTEGIRLERERVRASKLESLGVMAGGIAHDFNNVLTAVVGNLALAQQRNENLSEDTTMWLEEAEKACLRARGLTHQLLTFSKGGDPIKRSTYVGGLVDAAVRFAVRGSNVRCFVEAPPDLWPVEVDEAQFEQVVNNIVINAQQAMPRGGVLEVRCTNVWASPPHADMPTQDKPFVRIGIRDHGTGIAPEDLARIFDPYFTTKPSGTGLGLAVAHSVIKGHGGFISVESVHGAGANFNIFLPRAVSTTVQPAASSTAPVPRGRGRILVMDDERIISDVTSAMLRALGYETEAVADGRQALERYRVAQQASQPFAAVIMDLTIPGGMGGVEAVSRLREVDPEARVLVVSGYADSGVLADYEQHGFDALLPKPFSLRDLAVALSALLQPEGKSTVH
- a CDS encoding Hsp20 family protein, yielding MRWDPLEELLKASERATRLVASHSAGWVPVADLYETRESYTLVVELPGLRLEDLDLSATPGALTLQGERRALPGGEASYVRVERGYGRFTRRFEFPDPVDVSGVTADLTSGVLTVILPKTRGSTSERIEIG
- a CDS encoding DNA-3-methyladenine glycosylase, which translates into the protein MKRRLPRGFYDRPTLEVARDLIGKVLVHHTPDGVASGVIVEAEAYIGEDDPACHAAAGLTKRSSVLYGRPGMAYVYFNYGMHCLVNAVTEAEGAPAAVLLRALDPLKGVELMRRRRMALSRNGHEIARHSLCRGPGNLTRALGITLEQNNTDLCGADLLVEDHGFLLEPIAWTPRVGISVGTDKPWRCVVAGHMAVSKANVTRAHDSLRPPGPPRRTHGRRDRSRQV
- a CDS encoding trypsin-like serine protease; its protein translation is MKRTSLIVVLIVASFLAGLVIAGRMRTGDSVDAQPAATTAPAVQVRAPGSSLPDFTAVASRVVPAVANISSQQVRRSPADDPFFRYFFGEDRLPGQQSQSIGSGVIVSADGYILTNNHVVGEYGASIQVVLNGGEERPAKIVGADPHTDLALLKVEANDLPMMPWGDSSKLRVAEWVLAIGNPYQLNQTVTLGIVSALGRSDVNLTDYGDFIQTDAAINPGNSGGALVNDRGELVGINTAIYSQSGGYQGIGFAVPSNVARRISDELIEHGEVRRGYTGIMGVGPVTRYPRLVRQLGLKDTRGAVVTHLQRGPAYDAGIRRGDVIRAVNGTPITNASDLVRQLLDAPIGSEVRLAGIDLDGREFDVEVPVVSTSRGRV
- the uvrA gene encoding excinuclease ABC subunit A; the encoded protein is MISSSRLPIRDVIVRGARTHNLKNVDVALPARKLIVVTGVSGSGKSSLAFDTLYAEGQRRYVESLSAYARQFLERMERPDVDAVENIPPAIAIRQKNAVRNPRSTVGTTTEIHDYLRLLFARVGRTICRQCGREVTRETPEAVAERLIALPEGTRLLLGFGFPLVTVDAQAIADSDANDVDDNGEGSEKIEAGSGDSLDLDGHDGETTTDSLTATLDVLRRKGFTRLLLDGQVVSLADLAPESLAGRTELDVIVDRVKIEGDVRSRLTDSLEVAYLEGGGAAFAIQLPPSTPQGGPQRGLLGRPAPVVEAEGDTSPPVRHLFSERFECRTCGIAYEAPQPRLFSFNNPFGACPTCHGFGNVMELDVGLVVPDQTKTLADGAVEPWSRPNYRSYQTQLKRAAKARGVRVNVPWQDLSAEEQRFVLDGDDDEFEGIRGFFRWLERKKYKVHIRVFLSRYRGYLECPDCGGTRLRRDARDVQVGSKTIDQVCARTIREAQRFFEELQLGPRDAAIAEKVLGEITRRLGFLVNVGLDYLTLDRLSSSLSGGEAQRISLATALGASLVGTLYVLDEPSIGLHPRDNERLIAILRQLRDQGNTVLVVEHDADMILVADEIIDLGLGAGDQGGRVVYAGSIEGLLAEPRSLTGKYLRDELAIPVPSSRRRPTGQYLRVLGAHEHNLKHIDVDIPLGVLTCVTGVSGSGKSTLVHDLLYAGLKRLKGDYDRPVGKLERIEGIEFITDIVLVDQTAIGRTPRSNPVTYLKAFDPIRELFASTKDARARGLTSSSFSFNVPGGRCDACEGEGQVRVEMQFLADVFVPCEVCDGKRFRPQVLEVTYKGKNINQVLDLTVREAISFFNNSPKVLRRLHLLDEIGLGYLKLGQPATTLSGGEAQRIKIAAHLASSAGERVLYVLDEPTTGLHFDDIAKLLAAFRRLLGAGHSLLVIEHNLDVIKTADWIVDLGPEGGDEGGEVVCAGTPEQVAAHPRSHTGRWLARVLQQSRGGVSAAGSIR